The Colletes latitarsis isolate SP2378_abdomen chromosome 1, iyColLati1, whole genome shotgun sequence genome has a segment encoding these proteins:
- the Ktub gene encoding tub domain-containing protein ktub, protein MTSLDLRQQKLEQQRQLIALKMKQKRQSGAGGMVQASNISSTQLTSHSTKWMNPNKELRGYDGPLQFNMSQTNPELSSFTENKDMETIINEVSLEGGFYQTMEGADCADEESSPIDVHSPSESLPCPSPLRVAPSDGASTLINRDNNSSSPELEGNVEGNIEHFVLQPANKKMHYKCRITRDRKGMDRGLYPTYFLHLERDYGKKIFLLAGRKRKKSTTSNYLISTDPTDLSRGGEAYIGKLRSNLLGTQFTVYDNGYSLMKDDKRDERFNPRQELAAVIYETNVLGFKGPRKMTVIIPGMTSDQKRVEICPRDESETLLERWKTKNMDNLIELHNKTPVWNDDTQSYVLNFHGRVTQASVKNFQVVHDSDVDYVVMQFGRVAEDVFTMDYRFPLCTLQAFAIALSSFDSKLACE, encoded by the exons ATGACATCTCTAGATTTAAGACAACAGAAACTCGAACAACAG AGGCAGTTGATTGCGCTAAAAATGAAACAGAAAAGGCAGAGTGGCGCGGGTGGAATGGTACAAGCATCCAACATATCTAGTACACAGCTCACAAGTCATTCCACAAAGTGGATGAATCCAAATAAAGAACTTCGAG GGTACGATGGACCACTACAGTTTAATATGTCACAGACAAATCCTGAGTTGAGCAGTTTCACAGAGAATAAGGATATGGAAACAATAATAAATG AAGTCAGCTTAGAAGGAGGCTTTTATCAAACTATGGAAGGGGCTGACTGCGCAGACGAGGAATCATCGCCTATAGATGTACATTCGCCTTCAGAATCTTTACCATGTCCTTCGCCACTTAGAGTAGCACCATCCGATGGTGCAAGTACCCTTATCAATAGAGATAATAATTCCTCG AGCCCGGAATTAGAAGGGAACGTGGAAGGGAATATCGAGCATTTCGTGTTACAACCGGCGAATAAAAAAATGCATTATAAGTGTAGAATTACGCGCGACAGAAAGGGTATGGACCGTGGCCTATATCCAACATATTTCCTACATTTAGAACGCGATTACGGGAAGAAA ATTTTCTTACTGGCTGGTCGTAAGAGAAAAAAGAGTACAACAAGTAACTATTTAATTTCAACCGATCCTACGGACCTTTCGAGAGGCGGAGAGGCTTACATTGGGAAATTAAGGTCGAATCTCTTGGGAACGCAATTCACTGTTTACGACAATGGGTACTCGCTAATGAAGGACGACAAACGGGACGAACGATTTAATCCTAGACAAGAGCTAGCTGCCGTTATATACGAGACGAACGTTTTAGGATTTAAAGGGCCGCGTAAAATGACCGTCATTATACCAGGAATGACGTCTGATCAGAAGAGGGTCGAAATTTGTCCGAGAGACGAGTCGGAGACTTTACTTG AACGTTGGAAAACGAAAAACATGGACAATTTAATAGAATTACACAACAAGACTCCCGTATGGAACGACGATACACAATCGTACGTGCTTAATTTCCATGGACGAGTAACGCAAGCATCCGTAAAGAATTTTCAAGTTGTGCACGATAGCGACG TTGATTATGTTGTTATGCAATTCGGTCGTGTGGCTGAAGACGTCTTCACGATGGATTACAGATTTCCACTGTGCACGCTTCAAGCATTCGCCATTGCTCTCAGCAGTTTTGATAGTAAGTTAGCTTGCGAGTAG
- the LOC143344311 gene encoding endochitinase-like isoform X1, producing MSPKMTPGKSLVLPILLAVLACATANQPARIVCYFSNWAIYRPDVGSYSVKDIPGDLCTHVIYSFIGVSNVTWEVLILDPELDVDKDNFEAFNNLRSKYPHLKTSVAVGGWGEGGRKYSALVGLKQRRDTFIESVVEFMQTYRFDGFDLDWEYPGASDRGGSFSDKNHFFYFVEELRRAFDAAGEGWELTMAVPMAKFRLDEGYHVPELCKNMDAIHVMSYDLRGNWAGFADVHSPLYRRPHDQWAYEKLNVHDGLQLWEEKGCPARKLIVGIPLYGRTFSLSRSNHNYEPGTYINKEAGGGEPGEYTQAKGFLSYYEICTRLREPGSNWTQKFDDIGKVPYTYKETQWVGYENVESVKYKIDFIKKEQYGGAMVWAVDMDDFQGLCGDRNPLMKTINKGLEGYVVTDKNIQTTPTPEWARPPSTTSSNNNVRPTQSPPTKPTKKPTQKPEKSTHKPDVTYPGTDSSTTDDSNKSKPTEPSIDDNEAEKIICESAEKFIPSKDCHSYFECVHGSPMKFTCPNALIWNTVNNVCDWPQNADRDECRPE from the exons ATGT CTCCGAAAATGACGCCCGGAAAGAGTCTCGTATTACCTATACTTCTTGCGGTCCTTGCTTGCGCGACAG CAAACCAGCCCGCCAGAATAGTATGTTACTTCAGCAATTGGGCCATTTATCGGCCGGATGTCGGTAGCTACAGTGTAAAAGATATCCCAGGTGATCTTTGTACTCATGTCATTTACTCGTTCATCGGTGTGAGCAACGTCACCTGGGAGGTACTCATCCTCGATCCGGAGCTGGACGTCGACAAGGACAACTTCGAGGCCTTCAACAACCTGAGGTCCAAGTATCCTCACTTGAAGACTTCCGTAGCCGTTGGGGGTTGGGGCGAGGGTGGCAGGAAATACAGCGCTCTCGTGGGCTTGAAACAAAGACGCGACACGTTCATCGAGAGCGTAGTTG AATTCATGCAAACATATCGTTTCGACGGTTTCGACCTTGACTGGGAGTACCCTGGAGCTTCCGACAGGGGAGGCAGCTTTTCCGACAAGAACCACTTCTTCTACTTCGTCGAGGAATTGAGGCGAGCGTTCGACGCGGCAGGAGAGGGATGGGAGCTCACTATGGCTGTGCCAATGGCCAAGTTTCGACTGGACGAGGGATACCATGTACCAGAATTGTGCAA GAACATGGATGCCATTCACGTAATGTCGTACGATCTTCGCGGCAACTGGGCCGGATTTGCGGACGTGCACAGTCCTTTGTACCGTAGACCGCACGACCAATGGGCATACGAGAAATTGAATGTC CACGACGGTCTTCAGCTTTGGGAGGAAAAAGGTTGCCCCGCTAGGAAACTGATCGTCGGGATTCCATTATACGGCCGTACGTTTAGcctcagtcgatcaaaccacaaTTACGAGCCTGGCACTTACATTAACAAGGAGGCTGGTGGAGGTGAACCTGGTGAATACACGCAAGCTAAAGGGTTTCTCTCTTATTATGAG ATTTGCACCAGGTTGCGGGAACCAGGCAGCAACTGGACACAGAAATTCGACGACATTGGCAAAGTTCCATATACTTATAAAG AAACGCAATGGGTCGGTTATGAGAACGTGGAGAGTGTGAAGTACAAGATCGATTTCATCAAGAAGGAACAATATGGTGGCGCCATGGTTTGGGCCGTCGATATGGACGATTTCCAGGGACTCTGTGGCGATCGTAACCCCCTAATGAAAACGATTAACAAAGGATTGGAAGGATATGTTGTAACGGACAAAAACATCCAAACCACACCCACg CCTGAATGGGCGAGACCACCAAGCACAACGTCATCGAATAACAACGTTCGACCCACTCAGTCACCCCCAACGAAGCCCACGAAAAAACCTACCCAAAAACCGGAAAAGTCTACTCATAAACCAGATGTAACATACCCGGGAACCGACAGTTCTACTACCGACGATTCGAACAAATCGAAACCTACTGAACCGTCGATCGACGATAACGAAGCTGAGAAAATAATTTGCGAGTCTGCTGAAAAATTCATCCCCTCTAAGGATTGCCATTCG TACTTTGAATGCGTCCACGGATCGCCAATGAAGTTCACGTGCCCCAACGCTTTGATTTGGAATACCGTTAACAACGTTTGCGATTGGCCGCAAAATGCCGACCGAGACGAGTGCAGGCCAGAATAA
- the LOC143344311 gene encoding endochitinase-like isoform X2 has protein sequence MTPGKSLVLPILLAVLACATANQPARIVCYFSNWAIYRPDVGSYSVKDIPGDLCTHVIYSFIGVSNVTWEVLILDPELDVDKDNFEAFNNLRSKYPHLKTSVAVGGWGEGGRKYSALVGLKQRRDTFIESVVEFMQTYRFDGFDLDWEYPGASDRGGSFSDKNHFFYFVEELRRAFDAAGEGWELTMAVPMAKFRLDEGYHVPELCKNMDAIHVMSYDLRGNWAGFADVHSPLYRRPHDQWAYEKLNVHDGLQLWEEKGCPARKLIVGIPLYGRTFSLSRSNHNYEPGTYINKEAGGGEPGEYTQAKGFLSYYEICTRLREPGSNWTQKFDDIGKVPYTYKETQWVGYENVESVKYKIDFIKKEQYGGAMVWAVDMDDFQGLCGDRNPLMKTINKGLEGYVVTDKNIQTTPTPEWARPPSTTSSNNNVRPTQSPPTKPTKKPTQKPEKSTHKPDVTYPGTDSSTTDDSNKSKPTEPSIDDNEAEKIICESAEKFIPSKDCHSYFECVHGSPMKFTCPNALIWNTVNNVCDWPQNADRDECRPE, from the exons ATGACGCCCGGAAAGAGTCTCGTATTACCTATACTTCTTGCGGTCCTTGCTTGCGCGACAG CAAACCAGCCCGCCAGAATAGTATGTTACTTCAGCAATTGGGCCATTTATCGGCCGGATGTCGGTAGCTACAGTGTAAAAGATATCCCAGGTGATCTTTGTACTCATGTCATTTACTCGTTCATCGGTGTGAGCAACGTCACCTGGGAGGTACTCATCCTCGATCCGGAGCTGGACGTCGACAAGGACAACTTCGAGGCCTTCAACAACCTGAGGTCCAAGTATCCTCACTTGAAGACTTCCGTAGCCGTTGGGGGTTGGGGCGAGGGTGGCAGGAAATACAGCGCTCTCGTGGGCTTGAAACAAAGACGCGACACGTTCATCGAGAGCGTAGTTG AATTCATGCAAACATATCGTTTCGACGGTTTCGACCTTGACTGGGAGTACCCTGGAGCTTCCGACAGGGGAGGCAGCTTTTCCGACAAGAACCACTTCTTCTACTTCGTCGAGGAATTGAGGCGAGCGTTCGACGCGGCAGGAGAGGGATGGGAGCTCACTATGGCTGTGCCAATGGCCAAGTTTCGACTGGACGAGGGATACCATGTACCAGAATTGTGCAA GAACATGGATGCCATTCACGTAATGTCGTACGATCTTCGCGGCAACTGGGCCGGATTTGCGGACGTGCACAGTCCTTTGTACCGTAGACCGCACGACCAATGGGCATACGAGAAATTGAATGTC CACGACGGTCTTCAGCTTTGGGAGGAAAAAGGTTGCCCCGCTAGGAAACTGATCGTCGGGATTCCATTATACGGCCGTACGTTTAGcctcagtcgatcaaaccacaaTTACGAGCCTGGCACTTACATTAACAAGGAGGCTGGTGGAGGTGAACCTGGTGAATACACGCAAGCTAAAGGGTTTCTCTCTTATTATGAG ATTTGCACCAGGTTGCGGGAACCAGGCAGCAACTGGACACAGAAATTCGACGACATTGGCAAAGTTCCATATACTTATAAAG AAACGCAATGGGTCGGTTATGAGAACGTGGAGAGTGTGAAGTACAAGATCGATTTCATCAAGAAGGAACAATATGGTGGCGCCATGGTTTGGGCCGTCGATATGGACGATTTCCAGGGACTCTGTGGCGATCGTAACCCCCTAATGAAAACGATTAACAAAGGATTGGAAGGATATGTTGTAACGGACAAAAACATCCAAACCACACCCACg CCTGAATGGGCGAGACCACCAAGCACAACGTCATCGAATAACAACGTTCGACCCACTCAGTCACCCCCAACGAAGCCCACGAAAAAACCTACCCAAAAACCGGAAAAGTCTACTCATAAACCAGATGTAACATACCCGGGAACCGACAGTTCTACTACCGACGATTCGAACAAATCGAAACCTACTGAACCGTCGATCGACGATAACGAAGCTGAGAAAATAATTTGCGAGTCTGCTGAAAAATTCATCCCCTCTAAGGATTGCCATTCG TACTTTGAATGCGTCCACGGATCGCCAATGAAGTTCACGTGCCCCAACGCTTTGATTTGGAATACCGTTAACAACGTTTGCGATTGGCCGCAAAATGCCGACCGAGACGAGTGCAGGCCAGAATAA